A window from Nocardioides mesophilus encodes these proteins:
- a CDS encoding IS481 family transposase, producing MSKARLVLTALFVDHQRPAEVATRYGVSRAWVYKLKARYEAEGEAAFEPRSRRPKTNPTALPRATVDLIIELREKLSAAGLDAGPDTIAWHLAQHHQVTVSLATISRYLTRAGLVVPEPKKRPKASYIRFQAAMPNETWQSDFTHYRLTPATGQPGRDVEIISWLDDCSRYALHISAHPRITGPIVLATFRNTLTAHGIPASTLTDNGMVYTTRFAGGRGGRNSLEAELRGLHIAQKNSRPNHPTTCGKVERFQQTMKKWLRGQPAQPATIAELQRLLDQFSDEYNHRRPHRSLPQRATPATIYNSLPKALPGPSRDTDTHDRIRHDRIDDSGCVTLRVNGTLHHIGIGRTQARTHVILLVQDLHVRIVNAVTGELLRELTIDPTKNYQATGAPKGPTRK from the coding sequence ATGTCGAAGGCGCGCCTGGTCCTGACCGCCCTGTTCGTTGACCACCAGAGACCGGCGGAGGTCGCCACCCGATACGGCGTGAGCCGGGCCTGGGTCTACAAGCTCAAGGCCCGCTACGAGGCCGAAGGCGAGGCCGCGTTCGAGCCCCGGTCCCGCCGACCGAAGACCAACCCCACCGCACTACCCCGAGCGACCGTCGACCTGATCATCGAGCTGCGCGAGAAGCTGTCCGCCGCCGGCCTGGACGCCGGACCGGACACCATCGCCTGGCACCTGGCCCAGCACCACCAGGTGACCGTGTCTCTGGCCACGATCAGCCGCTACCTCACCCGCGCCGGGCTGGTGGTCCCCGAGCCGAAGAAGCGTCCCAAGGCCTCCTACATCCGGTTCCAGGCAGCCATGCCGAACGAGACCTGGCAATCGGACTTCACCCACTACCGACTCACCCCCGCCACCGGCCAACCCGGCCGCGATGTCGAGATCATCAGCTGGCTCGACGACTGCTCCCGCTACGCCCTGCACATCAGCGCCCACCCCCGCATCACCGGGCCGATCGTCCTGGCCACCTTCCGCAACACCCTGACCGCACACGGGATCCCCGCCTCCACCCTCACCGACAACGGCATGGTCTACACCACCCGCTTCGCCGGCGGCCGCGGCGGACGCAACTCACTCGAAGCCGAGCTCCGAGGGCTCCACATCGCCCAGAAGAACTCCCGCCCCAACCACCCCACCACCTGCGGCAAAGTCGAGCGGTTCCAACAGACCATGAAGAAATGGCTCCGCGGCCAGCCCGCCCAACCCGCCACCATCGCCGAGCTCCAGAGGCTCCTGGACCAGTTCAGCGACGAGTACAACCACCGCCGACCCCACCGCTCCCTGCCGCAGCGAGCCACCCCCGCCACGATCTACAACTCACTCCCCAAAGCGCTACCCGGTCCCAGCCGCGACACCGACACCCACGACCGGATCCGCCACGACCGCATCGACGACTCCGGCTGCGTCACCCTGCGCGTCAACGGCACGCTCCACCACATCGGCATCGGCCGAACCCAAGCCCGAACCCACGTGATCCTGCTCGTCCAAGACCTCCACGTCCGGATCGTCAACGCCGTCACCGGCGAACTCCTCCGCGAGCTCACCATCGACCCCACCAAGAACTACCAAGCCACCGGAGCACCCAAAGGACCCACCCGAAAATGA
- a CDS encoding diacylglycerol/lipid kinase family protein yields MTGDDEQERAVALGGTPVPTTRERWLARLAFAAATGAVVVLLAAGRGRLTVLAVGVLGLALMLAGAWWFLSRRGVVRWLAASLVVAAPIGVLVFYASQDRLNDVVAALLLAAVALTAARAALTRSQPPAAGMPERRTPPPARPRLIMNPRSGGGKVARFGLVAKAEELGADVTLLDGTGLIDVAELARAAVVDGADLLGVAGGDGTQALVAGIASQHGLPFLVISAGTRNHFALDLGLDRDRPDLGLDALRDGVEVRIDLGLIGDRTFVNNASFGAYADVVQSPAYRDDKRGTTLQRLPDILSGHRGPRLVVRVDDVLVEAPKALLVSNNPYALGDVAGLGRRARLDTGVLGVVAITVDSAAQAAGLLAGHRAKSLQRLTAREVVVDADVPEIPVGIDGEAVLMPTPVRCSIQPLALRVRLPVDRPGLVVPKALLDLTMLRHQAGSVRRAARDEAQRGRSR; encoded by the coding sequence ATGACGGGCGACGACGAACAAGAACGGGCAGTCGCCCTCGGCGGCACTCCTGTCCCGACAACGCGGGAGCGGTGGCTGGCCCGCCTGGCGTTCGCCGCCGCGACCGGCGCAGTTGTCGTCCTGCTGGCGGCGGGCCGCGGCAGACTCACCGTGCTCGCTGTCGGCGTCCTCGGCCTGGCACTGATGCTCGCGGGCGCGTGGTGGTTCCTCAGCCGCCGCGGGGTGGTGCGGTGGCTGGCCGCGTCGCTGGTCGTTGCGGCGCCGATCGGCGTACTCGTCTTCTACGCCTCCCAGGATCGGCTCAACGACGTCGTCGCAGCGCTTCTCCTTGCCGCGGTGGCCCTCACCGCGGCGCGGGCCGCGTTGACCCGATCGCAGCCGCCGGCGGCCGGCATGCCGGAGCGACGTACGCCGCCCCCGGCCCGTCCCCGCCTGATCATGAACCCACGATCCGGTGGCGGGAAGGTGGCCCGGTTCGGGCTGGTCGCGAAGGCGGAGGAGCTCGGTGCCGACGTGACCCTGCTCGACGGAACCGGACTCATCGACGTCGCGGAGCTAGCGCGAGCGGCGGTCGTCGACGGCGCGGACCTGCTGGGGGTCGCGGGCGGCGACGGCACCCAAGCACTGGTGGCCGGTATCGCCTCCCAGCACGGTCTGCCCTTCCTCGTGATCTCGGCAGGCACGCGCAACCACTTCGCGCTGGACCTCGGACTCGACCGCGATCGTCCTGATCTCGGCCTCGATGCGCTGCGCGACGGCGTCGAGGTCAGGATCGACCTCGGCTTGATCGGCGATCGGACGTTCGTCAACAACGCGTCGTTCGGCGCGTACGCCGACGTGGTGCAGAGCCCGGCATACCGCGACGACAAGCGCGGAACCACCCTGCAGCGGCTGCCGGACATCCTCTCGGGCCACCGCGGGCCACGTTTGGTGGTCAGGGTGGACGACGTACTCGTCGAGGCGCCAAAGGCTCTGCTCGTCAGCAACAACCCCTACGCACTCGGTGACGTGGCAGGCCTCGGGCGCCGGGCCCGGCTCGACACCGGTGTGCTCGGCGTCGTCGCCATCACGGTCGACAGCGCAGCCCAGGCTGCCGGCCTGCTGGCCGGTCATCGCGCCAAGAGTCTGCAGCGGCTGACCGCCCGAGAAGTGGTGGTCGATGCGGACGTCCCGGAGATACCGGTAGGCATCGACGGTGAGGCCGTGCTCATGCCGACCCCGGTGCGGTGCAGCATCCAGCCACTGGCACTACGGGTGCGTCTGCCCGTGGACCGTCCGGGTCTGGTCGTGCCGAAAGCGCTGCTAGACCTGACCATGCTGCGACACCAGGCGGGGAGCGTGCGACGCGCGGCGAGGGATGAGGCTCAGCGCGGTCGGTCGAGGTAG
- the mobF gene encoding MobF family relaxase, with amino-acid sequence MMTLHKLHAGDGYTYLTRQVAAGDEGRSPGQKLADYYTASGNPPGRWVGSGAKDLAVTGRVREDQMRALFGQGMHPDADQIIAFELAAGHTQADAERAAKLGRAFPNYTPLPPRAERVTQRVTTFADEYGRPPTSSERSRIEAEEARRDRRAVAGYDLVFTPVKSASLLWALGSATTREQVEAAHHEAVADTLAWLERETGFARIGSAGEAQIETRGFVAAAFDHRDSRAGDPDLHTHVAISNKVRAREDHADGRPRWLSLDARVIHAAAVAASERYNTRLEEAMSRRLGVEFTERADSIRRDKRSVREVAGVPVALIKHFSRRRAAIEDRYRELASDYRHSHGHEPPREAQLKLAQQATLETRDRKAAPASLAGQITGWREEAAAVLGDHELADLEHQTLNRQGSTTTIADLPVDDLAATVLSVVSEEKATWTRWNLIAETERQLRPYRFPTNADRDAATDAVVARATDPQLSVQLTPADVDIAVTVEQEHAASTPLRRSNGESVFTEHGAVRFTTRDILDAEQRLLETATQRTRYGLTTDAVTEMIGAFEKRYDLTLDEGQRALVLGFAADPRRIVVGIGPAGAGKTTAMRAVAEAWRTTGRRVVPLAPSAAAAEVLGAELGCRAENLHKFQHAHTDAQSVDDWFRLQPGDLVLIDEAGMAGTRRLDWVVRYARERGAVVRLLGDPSQMSAVEAGGALRLLVNDVGAVQLNDLHRFTDPAEAEATLQLREGRAEALDFYFDRDRVAHGTSEAMLEDSYEAWATDTRQGRTSLLIASAGRDVSALNARARFERIAAGDVTVDGVELHDGNRAGVGDRIVTRVNDRGLTTRGGRDFVKNGDVWAVEGRHRNGDLTVRHGRHSGRVRLPSGYVAESVELAYATTTARAQGMTVDTAHVLVDTNTSRESLYVAATRGRLGARLYVASEDLIGIDAERPPAPALGTRDVLAEVLHRESSERSATEVQREATTRAAQRRRASESFLRGGAGRRPDYIETVNRVLGEGLADAVIHDAAFRTLSKTLARLEAAGHDPGRMLRRAAQRHELDTAASVAKVLNHRIEVMTAMAGRAPSAPLAVRPPPTPTHGPALRT; translated from the coding sequence ATGATGACGCTGCACAAGCTCCACGCCGGCGACGGGTACACCTACCTCACCCGCCAGGTCGCCGCCGGCGACGAGGGCCGCTCCCCCGGCCAGAAGCTGGCCGACTACTACACCGCCTCCGGGAATCCACCGGGACGATGGGTGGGTTCCGGAGCCAAGGACCTGGCTGTGACGGGCCGGGTCCGCGAGGACCAGATGCGCGCCCTGTTCGGCCAAGGCATGCATCCGGACGCCGACCAGATCATCGCCTTCGAGCTGGCCGCCGGACACACCCAGGCCGACGCCGAACGTGCGGCCAAGCTCGGACGCGCATTTCCGAACTACACTCCGCTGCCTCCGCGAGCCGAGAGAGTAACCCAGCGCGTCACTACCTTCGCCGACGAGTACGGACGCCCTCCCACGAGCAGCGAGCGGTCCAGGATCGAGGCCGAGGAGGCCCGGCGTGACCGTCGCGCGGTCGCCGGCTACGACTTGGTCTTCACCCCGGTCAAGAGCGCCTCCCTGCTGTGGGCGCTGGGCTCGGCCACGACCCGGGAGCAGGTCGAGGCAGCCCACCACGAGGCGGTCGCCGACACCTTGGCCTGGCTCGAGCGCGAGACCGGGTTTGCCCGGATCGGCAGCGCAGGGGAGGCCCAGATCGAGACCCGCGGCTTCGTCGCCGCCGCGTTCGACCACCGCGACTCACGCGCCGGCGACCCCGATCTGCACACCCACGTGGCGATCTCCAACAAGGTCCGCGCCCGCGAGGACCACGCCGACGGCCGGCCACGCTGGTTATCCCTGGACGCAAGGGTCATCCACGCTGCCGCAGTCGCCGCAAGCGAGCGCTACAACACTCGACTCGAGGAGGCCATGTCCCGGCGCCTGGGGGTCGAGTTCACCGAACGCGCCGACTCGATCCGACGCGACAAACGGTCCGTACGTGAGGTCGCGGGCGTGCCGGTCGCCCTCATCAAGCACTTCTCCCGCCGCCGGGCCGCAATCGAGGACCGTTACCGAGAGCTCGCCTCCGACTACCGGCACAGCCACGGCCACGAACCGCCCCGCGAGGCGCAGCTCAAGCTCGCCCAACAGGCGACCCTCGAGACACGCGACCGCAAGGCCGCGCCCGCATCACTGGCCGGACAGATCACCGGCTGGCGCGAGGAGGCGGCCGCGGTGCTCGGCGACCACGAGCTCGCCGACCTCGAACACCAGACGTTGAACCGTCAGGGCTCCACCACAACAATCGCGGACCTCCCGGTCGACGACCTCGCAGCCACGGTGCTCAGCGTCGTCTCCGAGGAGAAGGCCACCTGGACCCGTTGGAACCTCATCGCCGAGACCGAACGCCAGCTGCGCCCGTACAGGTTCCCTACCAACGCTGACCGGGACGCCGCTACCGACGCGGTCGTCGCCCGCGCGACCGATCCCCAGCTGTCGGTCCAGCTCACGCCCGCCGACGTCGACATCGCCGTCACCGTCGAGCAGGAGCACGCGGCCAGCACCCCGCTGCGCAGGTCTAACGGCGAGAGCGTGTTCACCGAGCACGGAGCTGTCCGCTTCACCACACGCGACATCCTCGACGCCGAGCAACGCCTCCTGGAGACAGCAACCCAACGAACCCGCTACGGACTCACCACCGATGCAGTCACTGAGATGATCGGCGCCTTCGAGAAGCGTTACGACCTCACCCTCGACGAGGGACAGCGGGCGCTGGTGCTCGGCTTCGCCGCCGACCCTCGGCGGATCGTGGTCGGCATCGGCCCCGCGGGCGCGGGCAAGACCACCGCCATGAGGGCGGTCGCCGAGGCATGGCGCACGACTGGCCGCCGGGTCGTCCCTCTCGCACCCTCGGCCGCAGCAGCAGAGGTCCTCGGCGCAGAGCTGGGCTGCCGGGCAGAGAACCTGCATAAGTTCCAGCACGCCCACACCGACGCTCAGTCCGTCGACGACTGGTTCAGACTGCAACCCGGCGACTTGGTCCTGATCGACGAGGCCGGGATGGCCGGCACCCGCAGGCTCGACTGGGTGGTGCGTTACGCACGTGAGCGAGGCGCCGTCGTGCGGCTCCTCGGCGACCCCTCCCAAATGTCGGCAGTTGAAGCGGGCGGCGCGCTTCGGCTTCTGGTCAACGACGTCGGCGCAGTCCAGCTCAACGACCTGCACCGGTTCACCGACCCCGCCGAGGCCGAAGCAACGCTGCAGCTTCGCGAAGGTCGTGCCGAGGCGCTCGACTTCTACTTCGATCGCGACCGGGTGGCGCATGGAACCAGCGAAGCGATGCTCGAGGACAGCTACGAGGCCTGGGCGACAGACACCCGTCAAGGCAGGACCAGCCTGCTGATCGCGTCCGCGGGCCGCGACGTCTCCGCACTGAACGCTCGCGCCCGCTTCGAACGCATCGCCGCCGGGGACGTCACGGTGGACGGGGTCGAGCTACACGACGGAAACCGCGCAGGGGTGGGCGATCGCATCGTCACTCGCGTCAACGACCGCGGCCTGACCACCCGCGGCGGCCGTGACTTCGTCAAGAACGGTGATGTCTGGGCCGTCGAGGGGCGTCACCGCAACGGCGACCTGACCGTTCGCCATGGACGTCACAGTGGCCGAGTTCGCCTGCCAAGCGGGTACGTCGCCGAGTCCGTCGAGTTGGCTTACGCCACCACCACCGCGCGGGCCCAAGGGATGACCGTCGACACCGCCCACGTCCTGGTCGACACCAACACCAGCCGTGAGTCGCTTTACGTCGCTGCCACGCGCGGCCGCCTCGGCGCCCGGCTATATGTCGCCAGCGAGGACCTGATCGGGATCGATGCCGAGCGCCCCCCGGCCCCGGCGCTCGGCACACGAGACGTCCTTGCCGAGGTTCTACACCGGGAGAGCAGCGAACGGTCGGCCACCGAGGTACAACGTGAAGCCACTACACGTGCCGCGCAGCGGCGACGGGCCAGCGAGTCCTTTCTTCGAGGCGGCGCTGGGCGCAGGCCCGACTACATAGAGACCGTGAATCGAGTGCTTGGTGAAGGCCTCGCGGACGCTGTCATCCATGACGCCGCGTTCCGGACACTGTCCAAAACGCTCGCACGCTTGGAGGCCGCCGGACACGACCCCGGCCGGATGCTCCGACGGGCAGCGCAACGTCACGAGCTCGACACGGCCGCATCTGTGGCCAAGGTCCTCAACCACCGGATCGAAGTCATGACGGCAATGGCCGGCAGAGCACCTTCCGCACCCTTGGCTGTCCGCCCACCGCCGACCCCAACGCATGGGCCCGCTCTCCGCACATGA
- a CDS encoding sugar phosphate isomerase/epimerase family protein — translation MRVGYHTITWGGVVGDPVGVTSVKDLYYRVNGPMDRAIAEIASLGYEGIEMFDGNVADFAGRPQELVSLLESAGVQLVGVYTGGNFIYDEILPEELSRVTRAAELASRFGASSLVVGGGARRASGTRGEDYKRLAAALDKVNDIAQAHGLEACYHPHLSTIVESPEELDLLMPITRIGFCPDTAHLAAGGGNPAELIRRYPDRVRHVHLKDARLSPLEFLPLGAGEVDFVAVLDALVETGYDGWLIVELDSYDGDPREAAAQSKTYLDRLLATIGPAVTHPTNGDAP, via the coding sequence GTGCGAGTCGGCTACCACACGATCACTTGGGGAGGCGTCGTCGGCGACCCCGTCGGCGTCACCAGCGTGAAAGACCTGTACTACCGGGTGAACGGTCCGATGGACCGGGCCATCGCTGAGATCGCCTCCCTCGGTTACGAGGGCATCGAGATGTTCGACGGCAACGTCGCTGACTTCGCCGGGCGCCCCCAGGAACTGGTCTCGCTGCTGGAGTCGGCGGGCGTGCAGCTCGTCGGCGTCTATACCGGCGGCAACTTCATCTACGACGAGATTCTCCCGGAGGAACTCAGCAGGGTGACACGCGCTGCCGAGCTTGCCTCGCGGTTCGGGGCCTCCAGCCTGGTCGTGGGTGGAGGCGCCCGGCGCGCCTCGGGCACCCGGGGCGAGGACTACAAGCGTTTGGCCGCCGCCCTCGACAAGGTCAATGACATCGCCCAAGCACACGGCCTCGAGGCGTGCTACCACCCGCACCTCTCGACGATCGTGGAGAGCCCCGAGGAGCTCGACCTGCTGATGCCGATCACCCGCATCGGCTTCTGCCCGGACACTGCACACCTCGCAGCCGGCGGCGGCAACCCGGCCGAGTTGATTCGCCGCTACCCAGATCGGGTCCGCCACGTCCACCTCAAGGACGCCCGGTTGTCCCCCCTCGAGTTCCTCCCGCTAGGGGCAGGGGAGGTTGACTTCGTCGCCGTCCTTGATGCACTCGTCGAGACCGGCTACGACGGCTGGCTCATCGTCGAGCTCGACTCCTATGACGGCGATCCCCGTGAGGCCGCCGCCCAAAGCAAGACATACCTCGATCGGCTCCTGGCCACGATCGGCCCGGCTGTCACTCACCCCACCAATGGAGATGCACCATGA
- a CDS encoding phosphatase PAP2 family protein — protein sequence MDQAVYSAIAATPTPALDVGMRRLSHSANHSKIWISAAAALAVVGRGPGWHAALQGLASVAVASTVVNQGVKRLGSRRRPDRESALVPPARHVPMPTSLSFPSGHSASAFAFAAGVGNRLPAVGVPLHGLAGVVAYSRVHTGVHYPGDVVVGSVLGTVVAQLTTRAIDRYLDRPR from the coding sequence GTGGACCAGGCTGTCTACAGTGCCATCGCGGCCACGCCGACACCTGCCCTCGACGTCGGCATGCGGCGACTGTCGCACAGCGCCAACCATTCCAAGATCTGGATCTCGGCGGCCGCCGCGCTGGCGGTGGTGGGACGAGGCCCTGGCTGGCACGCGGCTCTGCAAGGCCTCGCCTCCGTCGCGGTCGCCAGCACGGTGGTCAACCAGGGGGTCAAGCGACTGGGCAGCCGCCGGCGACCGGACCGTGAGAGTGCCCTCGTGCCGCCGGCCCGCCACGTGCCGATGCCCACCTCCCTGTCCTTCCCGTCGGGGCACTCCGCGTCGGCGTTCGCGTTCGCCGCCGGGGTCGGGAACCGGCTCCCCGCCGTTGGCGTGCCGCTGCATGGCCTGGCGGGTGTCGTCGCGTACTCGCGGGTGCACACCGGCGTGCACTATCCCGGCGACGTGGTAGTCGGGTCGGTGCTGGGCACGGTGGTCGCCCAGCTGACGACGCGGGCGATCGACCGCTACCTCGACCGACCGCGCTGA
- a CDS encoding ROK family protein, with amino-acid sequence MERAHAITALAGENIESVVSVLDAVRVSGATTRPEIARVTRLGRNVVTDRAAQLIAAGLLTEGPLGRSTGGRAPRELRFNAAAGVILVADLGATSIEVATADLAGSISNARGEAADVTLGPTHILSRVAELFDELVDSLPGDAHVWGVGVGLPGPVEFDTGRPVSPPIMPGWDGYDVRSFFASRYHAPVWVDNDVNVMALGELRGGLAAGHQDVVFVKIGTGIGAGLVSRGLLHRGAQGCAGDIGHMAVGESTVQCRCGQLGCLEALAGGHALGRDGLELAHSGQSPVLAGELAAGHEVTAQSVVDAALRGDPAARRLVTESARLLGGALARVVNFFNPSLILIGGGVASAGDLYLSQVRLAVLGRSLPLATRHLEILQSPLADRAGLRGAAFMVVDELLSPAGLSRTHDQLLIS; translated from the coding sequence ATGGAACGGGCGCACGCGATCACCGCACTGGCAGGAGAGAACATCGAGTCGGTTGTCTCCGTACTCGACGCCGTGCGAGTCTCAGGGGCGACGACCCGTCCTGAGATCGCCCGGGTTACGAGGCTCGGGCGCAACGTCGTCACAGACCGTGCGGCCCAACTCATCGCTGCCGGCCTTCTCACCGAGGGTCCGCTAGGCCGCTCCACCGGCGGCCGAGCCCCCCGCGAGCTGCGCTTCAACGCAGCCGCCGGAGTGATCCTGGTCGCAGATCTCGGAGCCACCAGCATCGAGGTAGCCACCGCCGACCTTGCAGGCAGCATCTCGAATGCCCGGGGCGAGGCCGCAGACGTCACCCTAGGTCCGACTCACATCCTGAGCCGCGTGGCCGAACTGTTCGACGAACTGGTCGACTCCCTACCCGGGGACGCGCACGTGTGGGGCGTCGGCGTGGGGCTGCCCGGACCGGTGGAGTTCGACACTGGCAGGCCGGTCTCACCACCGATCATGCCAGGCTGGGACGGCTACGACGTGAGGTCCTTCTTCGCCTCCCGCTACCACGCGCCTGTCTGGGTGGACAACGATGTGAACGTCATGGCTCTCGGCGAGCTCCGAGGGGGCCTGGCCGCTGGCCACCAGGACGTCGTGTTCGTCAAGATCGGCACCGGGATCGGCGCTGGACTCGTCTCTCGAGGTCTGCTGCACCGCGGCGCGCAGGGTTGCGCTGGGGACATCGGCCACATGGCAGTGGGCGAGAGCACCGTCCAGTGCCGTTGTGGCCAGTTAGGGTGCCTCGAGGCTCTGGCCGGCGGCCATGCCCTGGGCCGGGACGGCCTCGAGTTGGCGCATTCGGGGCAGAGCCCGGTCCTGGCCGGCGAGCTCGCCGCAGGACACGAGGTCACCGCGCAATCCGTGGTCGACGCCGCACTGCGCGGTGACCCCGCCGCTCGCCGGCTGGTCACGGAGTCCGCCCGACTGCTCGGAGGGGCCCTGGCCCGCGTGGTGAACTTCTTCAACCCCTCCCTGATCCTGATCGGGGGCGGCGTGGCCTCGGCTGGAGATCTCTACCTAAGTCAGGTGCGGCTCGCGGTCCTGGGTCGATCGCTGCCGCTGGCCACCCGGCACCTAGAGATCCTGCAGTCCCCCCTGGCCGACCGCGCTGGCCTGCGCGGCGCCGCATTCATGGTGGTCGACGAGCTGCTCTCCCCAGCCGGTCTATCCCGAACCCATGACCAACTCCTGATCAGCTGA
- a CDS encoding SulP family inorganic anion transporter codes for MTARGGAGSGRLAASLPGLAVVRGYQRAWLAKDVVAGLVLSALLVPQGMAYAELAGLPAITGLYTSILCLVGYAVFGPSRVLVLGPDSSLGPMIAATIAPLLLADGDPARAVALASMLAVMVGVLMTVAGLAKFGFVADLLSKPTQIGYLNGLALTILVGQLPKLSGFSVDADGLIEEAKAFVSGVANGDVNGTAAAIGLVSLVGILLLQRLLPRVPAVLVAVVLSSLAVKLWDLGANGVNTIGVLPSGFPPFTIPTAAWGEVPMLVVGALGISLVALADTMSTASSFAARRGERVHGNQEMVGIGAANIAAGFFQGFPVSTSGSRTAVAEQNGSKSQLTGVVGAVAIALILVLAPWLMQYVPQPTLGAVVIAAALSLADLAATRRLWHQRRMEFGLSMAAFLGVALLGVLPGILIAVALSILNVFRRLWWPYQTSLGRVAEIPGLHDTTQYPDAKLLPGLVVFRFDAPLIFANARIFNEQVRALVADHPDLRWVLVAAEPITDVDTTAADMLELLDDWLNERGVSLVFAELKDPVRAKVEAYELTRTINPDHFFPTLDAAIDAFRASTGATWQSPTEP; via the coding sequence GTGACGGCGCGAGGTGGGGCCGGCTCCGGACGCCTCGCCGCATCTCTGCCCGGCCTGGCGGTCGTCAGGGGCTACCAGAGGGCCTGGCTGGCCAAGGACGTTGTTGCCGGGCTGGTCCTGTCAGCGTTGCTGGTGCCGCAGGGTATGGCGTACGCGGAGCTGGCGGGCCTCCCGGCGATCACCGGTCTGTACACGTCGATCCTCTGCTTGGTGGGGTACGCCGTCTTCGGGCCGTCCCGGGTTCTGGTTCTAGGCCCGGACTCGTCGCTGGGTCCGATGATCGCAGCGACGATCGCACCGCTCCTGCTGGCTGACGGCGATCCTGCGCGAGCGGTCGCCCTGGCCTCGATGCTGGCGGTGATGGTCGGCGTCCTCATGACCGTCGCGGGCCTGGCGAAGTTCGGTTTCGTCGCCGACCTGCTCTCCAAACCGACCCAGATCGGCTACCTGAACGGCCTTGCTCTGACGATCCTGGTCGGTCAGCTTCCGAAGCTGTCCGGGTTCTCCGTGGACGCCGACGGCCTGATCGAAGAGGCGAAGGCCTTCGTCTCGGGTGTGGCCAACGGCGACGTAAACGGCACCGCCGCCGCGATCGGGCTCGTGTCCCTGGTCGGCATCCTTCTGCTGCAGCGTCTGCTGCCGCGAGTACCGGCGGTGCTCGTCGCGGTAGTCCTCTCCTCGCTGGCCGTCAAGCTCTGGGACCTGGGGGCGAACGGGGTCAACACGATCGGAGTGCTGCCCAGCGGCTTCCCGCCGTTCACGATCCCGACCGCTGCTTGGGGTGAGGTGCCGATGCTGGTCGTCGGTGCACTGGGGATCTCGTTGGTCGCCCTCGCGGACACGATGTCGACCGCCTCCTCGTTCGCAGCTCGGCGAGGTGAACGGGTGCACGGCAACCAGGAGATGGTGGGGATCGGCGCGGCGAACATCGCCGCCGGGTTCTTCCAGGGCTTCCCGGTCAGCACGAGCGGGTCCCGAACCGCTGTTGCGGAGCAGAACGGGTCGAAGTCACAGCTGACGGGGGTGGTCGGTGCGGTGGCGATCGCGCTCATCCTGGTGCTGGCGCCGTGGCTCATGCAGTACGTCCCCCAGCCGACCCTCGGCGCCGTGGTGATCGCTGCCGCGCTCTCGTTGGCCGATCTCGCTGCCACGAGGCGGCTGTGGCACCAGCGACGCATGGAGTTCGGCCTGTCGATGGCCGCGTTCCTCGGAGTGGCACTCCTCGGCGTGCTCCCGGGGATCCTGATCGCCGTGGCCCTGTCCATCCTGAACGTCTTCCGGCGGCTCTGGTGGCCCTACCAGACCAGCCTCGGACGGGTCGCGGAGATACCTGGTCTGCACGACACCACCCAGTATCCCGACGCCAAGCTCCTTCCCGGCCTGGTCGTGTTCCGGTTCGACGCCCCCCTGATCTTCGCCAACGCCCGCATCTTCAACGAGCAGGTCCGCGCCCTCGTCGCCGACCACCCGGACCTGCGCTGGGTGCTGGTCGCCGCAGAACCCATCACCGACGTCGACACCACGGCTGCCGACATGCTCGAGCTGCTCGACGACTGGCTGAACGAGCGCGGGGTGTCCCTGGTGTTCGCCGAGCTTAAGGATCCGGTGCGGGCCAAGGTGGAGGCCTACGAGCTGACCCGCACGATCAATCCCGACCACTTCTTCCCGACGCTGGACGCGGCGATCGACGCCTTCAGGGCATCGACCGGCGCGACCTGGCAGTCCCCGACCGAGCCATGA